Part of the Mixophyes fleayi isolate aMixFle1 unplaced genomic scaffold, aMixFle1.hap1 Scaffold_418, whole genome shotgun sequence genome, ctcctcctcctccttctttttcttcttcctcctccttcttcctcctcctcctccttcttcttcttcttcctcctcctccttcttcctcctcctcctccttcttcttcttcttcctcctcctccttcttcctcctcctccttcttcctcctcctcctccttcttcctcctcctccttcttcttcttttttcttcctcctcctccttcttcctcctccttctccttctttcttcttcctcttcctcttcctccttctccttcttcttcttcttcttcttcttcttctcttcttcttcttcctcctcctcttcctcttcctcctcccccacttcctcctccccctacttcttcctcttcctcctcgttctcttcctcttcctcctcgttctcttcctcttcctcctcgtctctcttcctcttcctcctcgttctcttcctcctcttcctcctcctcctcctcttcttcttcctcatcctcctcttcctcctcctcttcttcctctttttcaTCCTCTTCTTCTCTTTTTCATCCTCTTCTTCCTCATCCTCTTCTTCCTCATCCTCTTCTTCCTCATCCTCTTCTTCCTCATCCTCTTGTTCCacatcctcttcttcctcctcttcctcttcttccacatcctcttcttcctcatcttcctcttcctctttctcatcctctttctcctcctcttcctctttctcctcctcttcctctttctcctcctcttcctcctcttcctcatcctcttcctcatcttcctcatctcctcttcctcaccctcaGACCCCTCTCCCCAGGTATTTGTTCCTTTTTCGTAATATATTTTGGTTTCTCACATTGTTGTGTGATTTGACACGGCTATGAGAAGTTTGACTGGGTGGAGGGCTCCGAAAATCTGATACAGATATCTCTCTAATTGAGACGCATCTGTATGGTAATAAGGTTTTAGCCCTGAAGCGTCAATGGGTTGGGTGGGCGTATCATTCGGTTACATTCTTCCAACTTCTGGGGGGGTCTTTCTTTTAGTTAAGAAAGCGTTGACCTTTACCTTGGAACATATGCAGATCGACCTTTATGGGCGTTGTGTTCCTTAGAGCAGTTGTTAATTTTTCCCCCCCTTGTTGTTCTGGCAGTATATATCCCGCCTCCCTATAACAACGAAGTCTTGTGTAAGGCTGCTAGTTTTATGTCTCTTACTCCAGCGGTGTACTTGGGAGATTTTAACAATGTTCTCCATACGGGTTTGGATAGATGGCGCAAGTCAAATGTGCCTCTCCCTTATAGCCCTACTCCCTTCTCTCATTTATTTGAGGAGATGGACACTGTTTATGTTAGTTGAGAATTAGATATCCTGATAAACAGTTCTCTTGTTATTCTACCTCTTATCACAGCATGTCGCAAATAGATTTGATTTTGCTCTGCTTGACATTAATTCCCCATGTTACCCTAATCTCCCAAGAGGTATTTCGGATCATTCTCCAGTTATGTATCGATATGACCAGTGATAGGGGAGTGAAATTTTGGAAATGAAATCCAACATGGCTGGGCTCAATGGGGGGCTGGATCCGACCTTATTTTTAGGTGGGAGGGTTTTTTTATGTTAATGATACCAGGACTACCACTCCTGCTGTCCTGTGGAATGCCGTTAAGGCTTTTCTTAGAGGGGCACTTCTCAAACAAGTCTCTGATATTAAAAAGTATAATGGGAAGATGGAATTTATGTTGGAACAGCATTGtaggtgtcagacgccgtccctgcgcctcctcgttaGGCAGGGACGGACATCTGTCTCCTtctgagcgccccgttgccaagcaacggggacgcgtcttccggcggcGGGTGGTGAGCAGGCgtgcccgtcgccatagcaacgggacgcgcttttggacttcctgtcggcggtcagagcgtctgaccgccgacccgctgcccaccaatgaggactgaccacttcctatttatactctgctctgacaccattagggtgccagagcaactagtttactagtctccagcgttccagcttaCAGTTATCTTCTATTTGCCTGACttctcctgttactgacccggcttcctctgacctcGCTTTTGTTTCTTCCTTTTGTCCTGCATTGTATACCCcattttgacctcggcctgctgactcctcTTTGCCTTCTGATTTGGTACTTCATCTGCCCGCCTGGATTCTGACTCTGCCTGCACGATCACGAATAGCCCccccatctcgcaagtagctacctgggagggccgcgacctgcacgtcgttcgccgcgaagtccaattttccttgcaggggtccctggtgaataccggcggagtgttagactccgcgcctccttgtgtagctgtgccaatacttgcaggtactgcTATCTCCACCGTGACAGTAGGCCTCTGTAGTGCCTATATCTAACTTCACATGCAACTGAGGATCGATTTCAGTGTTTGAAGGCTCAAATGGAATGAATGGACCATCTTTTTAGTAGGTCTAAGCGCAGCCACCTTTTTTCACAACACTGTCAATATTCCCAAGCTGATGTGGGTGGGAGTTACCTGGCATGTTTGTCTAGGGACCAGTTGTCCAGTAGGACTGTTCGAGCGATTTATAATGATCAGCACATTCAAGTTTTTAGAGGAAGTGAAATTGCAGAAACATCTTTTCATTATTATAGAGATATGTATACTTCTAGGGTCTAATACATGCCCACTTAgcttactgaatattttttttaatcaaatatttttatttagattttaataataacaatacaagaAAAAGTAATTAATGACACAATTCCATAGAGCACAACTAACAATAACATCCAATATGACACATGAATGATTGTATAAAGTGACAGGTTTTTGGGTTATGTCTGGGTCTCCAAACTCCTTCCATGCAGGGTAGGTAGCAAAAGTAGTTACAGCCAAAAAAGATGTATATGTGTAGGAAAAACGGCTAGTGATGTCTGAAATGCTTATAGGGAATTAGAAGGAGCAATCCCCAGAACAGGCCTAGGATTTAAGTGATAATCAGATAGGGTCAAAATGTACAGCCAGTGTATGAACCGCATTTCTTGATTTCACCGATCTCGACCACACTCTAGCAATTGCAGCTTTGGCTAGTGCGAAAAGATTAAGGATATATCTGGGTGCAGCCCTCCCCAGCAGCAAATCAACTCCCAAACCAAATATACAGGTCTTGGGGTACAACAGTGGAATATCAATACCTGTGTCTTGAATACAGTCCACTACCTGCGACCAAAAGTCTCCTACCTCAGGACAGCCCCAGAGTAGGAGCCAGAAAGTAGTGGCGGTACCTCCGCATTTTGAACAGTTTGAATCTGATCGGGCACCCATCTGTAGCAACCTGTGGGTAGAGTAATGCACCTCTATGTAAGATATACAGCTAAATCTGCCTATACCTGGTACAGGAGATGGCCTCACGGGCACTGTCAAGTATGTAGTACCAGTCCTCGTCCGTCAATGGACTCAGATCCAATTCCCAACTCTGTCGCAGTCAGGCCAGGTCACCGGGAGTAAGTATGGAGACTACATTGGCGTTTAACATTGAAATGGTCTTTGTGGAACTTGCTCGTTTAAGGAGTACTTGGAAAGGGTCCAGGCCAAAAGTGACCTGGGTGCTTCCAAATTGAGCCAACAGGGCGTGACATATCTGTAGGTATGTACAGAATAAGTTATTCTATAATTAATAAGTTATTCGGTAATTGAAATGCTACTTGTAACTGTGCAAAGCATTTGAGTGTGCCACTTGAATATAATTGCCCCAGACAAATAATACCTGCTGCCCGCCATCTGTGAAATAATCATAGTTTTTAAAGCTGTGGGAGAGTGCTATTAACCCATAATGGAGAGTGTGCATCAAGCCCAGTATAGAACAGTgccctccccacaatgttccagGTCATAGCTTGTTGAATATTTAGATTCTATTAAACTCCCTAGGCTTTCCCAGGATTCACTATCTCTTTTGAATGCACCTTTTACATTAGAAGAAATAGATGCTTCTGTTTCTTTGTTCCCTAACCATAAGGCTCTGGGAACAGATTGACTTCCTATAGTTAAAATGTTTTAGAAATTCCCTTGTTCCACAATTGCTGACTAATTTTGAACATCTTTTTGAGTTGGGCAGCCTTCCTCCAATATCTGAGGCGTTGATAATGGTTTTACCTAAACCTTGGAAAGATCCTTTATATCCTGAATCATATCGACCCATTTCTATACTTTGTACTAATGTAAAAATTCTAGCCAAGATTCTCGCTATTAGATTGAAATATGTCATTTCCAAGATAGTTCACCCCAATCAAACAGGTTTCATGCCTGGCAAGTATGCTATTTCCAATATTCAAAGACTTTACACCCATATTCAGTTACCCCATGTAGCTGAGAAGAGGGCCGTGGTGGTATCGTTGGATGTCACCAGGCCTGGCCTCCACTTGGTGGAATGGGTGTATTTATGGGAGGTATTGCATCATTTTGGGTTAGGAGAAAGGTTTATTAAACGGGTCCAACTATTACTCGGCCCCTGTTGCAAGAGTTTCGGTTGATGGACATACATCTTCTCTGTTTGGTTTGGGGCGGGGGACCAGACAGGACTGCCCATTATTCCCTGCTTTGTTTGCATTCGCTATAGAGCTCCTGGCCTTTTTAATTTGAGGTCATCCTCATATTGTTGGACTTccgtttttagttttatttttgtctGATTAGAATGTCTCTCTTGATCATCTTAGTTCTGTTAATGGATTTGGATGTTTTTCAGGCCTATTGGTTAATTGGGGACAAATCGTATGTTTTCCGCTTCATAGTGTGATACCCCTTGAAATGGACACTGGTTATCCATATCCCAAGATATTCGAAACAGATCTTTATCTAGATTAGTTTCTTTGAACCTTGACCCCAGTCACATAATATTTTAAAGCCAAATCACGCATTTGGAAAAAACTTTCCCTTACTGTTACAGGTaggattaatttatttaaaatggttttgttgccaaagtatttaaatatttttcaacatTCACCAGTGTATCTTCGAAAATCAGTGTTTCGGAATTTGGATAAGCTAATCTCTTAGTTTGTGTGGGGGGATGGTAGAGCTCGGATTCGTTTGGCTACATTATGTAGGTCTATAGTCGATAGAGGTTTGGCTCTTCCAAATCCTTGATTTATATTATGCAGCTCAGCTTATCCATTTGATTAGCTGGGTGGAGACTCAGATCCCGGTAGCTCTGCTGGGTTTTCTAAGTGAGCAAGCAGGGTCCTCCCGGAGTGGGGTTGTGCCTTTGTCTGCCCTAGGGGTATTGCTGGTGGGTAATGCTTCCGTCAGGTTGCGCCAATTATCAAGCAAGCTGTGGAGATTTGGCACCTCTCCATCATATACCTGGAGGTCAAGGTTATAATCCTGGAATACCACTTCTCTCCCTGAACTTGATAAACTACAGAAGTGTAATTTATGGTGTAGATACAATATTATGACTATGGGGCAGTTGTATGAATCCGGATGCTTAAAAACCTTTGTGCAATTATCCCAGGAAAAGGGAATTCACAATTTTGCATTTTATTGCTGTCACGAAcgtccagcctgtcccagatacagcagtctgaacagctggccatgattggcgtcaccttagtcacttagcaatgaatacaccttttctgccaccacaaaggatttattatggtgtccttgcgttcaccagaaccacttattaatgttttacatttaaatcacatacatatgtagcatgagcctccctgggcttcgtaagttcacaaagcaTTGctgagaacacactagattaaatttatttaatctgaaaaatgtttccaaggcttaattacaagaaaaggttaataacaagacatacaataaattttcacaaataagtttcagaaaataaaatcagagttactacttactagttaagacctgggggtaaatgtattacaaggcagcgccgctttaaatttagcgCCGaaaacgccgaactcgcggggagttgaagaaaccggaggttaatacattcaCCCCATGGTGTGTGAGGGAAAACAATTGAGGAGAATGTGACATTtaagtcttgatagacccccctcatgaaaatgcacacgttattgtcttagtcagaagattttaaacctttttccacatagctttcACCCACTCTCCCCCCCTTTGGGGtatagctgtcaataaggacagattgatctcccaaatgtcacagggctttcgagatgagctagggatgtcctgagatcgggatGCTCACAGGACCggatttcccacctttgctcgtTCAGCTTGGCtggatggtttacaactttggggcttcaaactcctccacgatcccatctctccctggtctggttATTTTCAACAgtttaatgacacttgcataagttaaaacacatgtcatctagcaaagcacacgttgagattacattacaagattgcatacaatatacattgtcatacatgaattcagcaGAAAATAAATATCAGTCATtcgatatactacataatcgtcacaattGCCATCTACAATTAAGACATGCACTTGACTTCCAATTTATTTCTTCTCCCCCGTTGCTTCGACCATCTCCTCCAACGTACGGTGGGCACACAAAATACTATATTGGTACTATACTCAAATCTTAACTCAGTTGACCCTGATGGTTTAGATAAACTGAGATCTAAATGGGAAGTAGATTTGGGCTCTTCTGGATGTGGAATCGTGTTATATGCTTAAAAGTCTTTATAGTGCTACGTCTTGCCTTGGCTACCaacatattcatttatatatattacatagagtATATCCTACTCCCATTGAATTGTATCAGATGGGTAAGAGTAGTAGTTCATCTGTCCTAAATGTTGTTCCCCGGCGGCCGATTTTTGGCATCTGTTGTGGGAATGCCCAGTAGTAAACAGATTTTGGTCTGAGGTATGGGAGTGTGTTTTTAAAACTGTTCCTATGGCCACTTCTATGGGCAATAAATTGTGCCTTTATGGTATCTTTCtagaaaataatacaaacaaGTGTATATAGCTAGGTATATCTTTAATCTTATGACGTTAGCTAAAGTGGTGATAGCACAGGCCTGGCTTGCTCCGGCCCATTAGAGTTTTATAAGTGGAAAGTGCTTGTTAATGCCACTGTCCAACATGAaagatatatgtatacatgtagaAAGGCTGAATCAAAGTATTGTAAAATGTGGTTCAGTTGGTATTCTTCTAGACATTGTTGATTCTGATTAATATACAATtataggaagggggagggggtttaCAGGGTTCCCTATTCCGTGCACATACTgttaatatctttatatattccaACATCTATGAACTCATATCTATAAATTTCTTGTGGTGAGtttggtttttctttttcttttttgcttgtttgtttttttttgtcttgttaaaacaaaaaagaacataaaaaataaagcaaataaaattgtttttgatGGTCTAATGTCAAGAAATgctacacataaaatatatattcaagcTGACTAAACAATGaaaatgcattttctttttatacaAACTTAACCAATTTAAAGTCATATTTGATATGCAATGTACAGAATTATGTTAATTTGAGAGATGCTTAGATATATTGACAATTGTGTATGAAAGCTCTATGTAACGTCGCTTTTTGATGGTTTTGCAGAAGAACTTGCACCTCCTTCTACCCTTCTAGTGCATAGATTAATTTCTCAGTTTATCGAAAAAAACAGAAACTTTCATGAGACCTGTAAAACACAAAACGATATGCCACAGGTAACACATTTCTTGAAGCTAAGGggtaaatattacattatttgtattttgttttttgatgACTTGTAGAATGTTGGTGCTTATGTGACAGGAATTCAGCACTTGCATTACTTAATCTATGCAGGCAAATATAGCGTGTAATAAAAGTGCTGTTACACAAAATGCTTGTGTAACGTTAGCTTTACAGTTTGTTTCAGTTTATTGATTGACAATTCAGTATTGCATGTGATAacataaaaatagatttatttattttaatgatgttAGTAAGCAAATGCATTGGTTCATTGCTTTAAAATTGTAATGAAACCTGCACTTTCTGCTTTGCAGTTGCTTTTTGAGGTGTCCCTGGTGGTAAGCAGATGTAGATTACTTGGAGAAGAAGTTCAATACCTAACTAAATGGGGAGCAAAATATAATCTAGTGCTGACACAAGTACAGAACAAGCAGTAAGTGATATTTCTGCAACAATTTGATTTAATTCCTGTTGGAATCCAGAAATGTGACAGTAACATCAGTGTCTGATTATATAAGAGCGCACAATATAACCTAAAGAAAAGTGTTAgcatatattatagatatacttGATAATGTAACTAGTATTTTTGTTGTTTCCCCTCAGTGCATCCAGTGAGCAATGTCAGAGTTTACTCCCAAATTCTTAAGGGTGGTTTCCCCTGTTTAGATTATATTATTGGATTATATATTCCCTCATGTTGCCTTTGTCTAAATACATTGCATTTGCTTTATAGATTCCTTTTGTGTCTAAATACATTGCATTTGCTTTATAGATTCCTTTTGTGCTTTTTATCCTTCTCagagctgagtgtgtgtgtgtttttttttttttttaaaacctttggtTATGAGACAGCTCTGCTATCTAACCTGAATTGTGTACACCTGTATACATAGATCATTTGTGTGCCTTGACCGAGGCCATAGAAAAtacacaatattaatataaagaaatgaccggaaagaaaaaaaaaagcagtggtTTTTTTCTTAGTGCAGTGCTTCAACTTTTACTAGTCCTCTGAACTGGAAACCCTCATTAGCACTGTGGTGTATTTAtaattctaatttatttatttttttctattcgtAGAGTGAGGTTACTATTTTCAAGCTTGGCAGCGTTTGTAAAATTTGAGCTGACAGTACATTTTTCAGAATCTTATCCAACAGTACCTTTGGCTTTTACAGTTCTTAATCGTATTGGTAATATTGAGTAAGTACAACTATATGTTTTGGCATGCAGTTAGTAAACTTTTTTTCTTGtagtattgtatttttattgttgttttttagtATAAAACATTACAGCCTGTTAGCTGGCTTTGAAATTAAACAAAGTACAACTTCAAACTATCATTGCATACTACACAGTACAAGTATTTTCAGCActagggtcctgattcattaaggatcttaaatgaagaggattcttatttcagtctcctggacaaaaccatgttacattgcaaggggtgcaaatgagtgttctgttttgcacataagttaaatactgactgttttttttatgtcgtACACacatatgaactttaaatttcagtgtacaaataagctatcaagtatttgtgtgctacatgaaaaaacaggcagtatttaacatatgtgcaaaacagaacactcatttgcaccccttgcaatgtaacatggttttgtccaggagactgaaataagaatcctcttcatttaagatccttaatgaatcaggccctaggtgtgcaAATTATAAGTCATAGAGCATACAACCTCACAAACGTGCAAATAGAACATATAGTTAATAATGTCTTTTATCAAATGTCATGTGCCATAGCCACCCACGTGGTCAGTCAACCACACTTAATCTCCTCATACAATCTAAAGCATAAGGAGAGTCAGTCCATCTTCTCCAGATGCTTTTACATTTTGGCAAGGCCTTTCTGCTAGTGTATACAAATCTCCTGTGTCGTATTATTTCATTGACCTGCTAAGTTCAGATTTGAATTTTCAGACTGCTGGGTGCCAACCATAACCTAGCTATCCAAACCTTGGCTATCATAAATAAATTCATTATAGATTGTTGTCGCATTAAGTGCAACCCAAAAATGCATGTAGCCAAAGAATGTAACGGTATTGAAACACTAGTTTTATTGATGCCGCTGATAACTTTAAGCGAAAAGTTTTTAATTTTTGGGCTGTCCTAAAGTAGATGCCAAACGGTCCCAGACCTTGTGGCACACTTTGAGGAAGTGGTTTTACGGTCAAATTTCGAGAATCTAATGGAAGTAAGATATGTCCtatttaaaatatacagtttTATTTGCTGAAATGTTAACATTGCAGTGGAATGGTATGGCCTACTCAGGATAATCCCCCAGTCTTTGCATCAAAAGGGCCAAAATCTGACTCCCATTTCCTTCTTAACTGTACTAGATCACTGGTATTTGATTCACTTAGTCGATAGGAGTACATGAATGATGTGAGTCTTCTGAGGTTAAAGTAGCTTTTTAATTGGGACTTTCAAGAGGTTTGGGATCCCGTTTTCAAACTGTGGCAGCAAAGCATGTCTAAGTTGAAGGTAGGAGAAAAACATGTTTCTGGGTATTTCGAATTCCTCTCTTAATTGTTCAAAGGATTTTAAGGTACCAGCTGCATATAGTTGTCCTAGAGCGGTCATTTCCTCCTAGGACCAGAGAGATTTTTCTCCCACAGACCTCAATTCTTTGGGTTTATTTTTACCCCATAAAGGAGTGCAAGGATCTAAACTTTCTCCACTTGTCATTATATTTGTAGGAATCCATATTTTCACATTCCGTACTATCAACGGGACTACACATTTATCAACTGTAGCTGCCAATAAATCCTGTAACGGGGTAAGGCTACTATGCATTTATCCCACCGATTCCCAATGTAGATCATGAAAATTCGTATCTACAACTGGCCCACCTCAAATGCTGGGGTTTCAAAGTAATAGTAATTATAGTAGAGCCTAAGATTGGGGAGAGTGAGACCCCTGGAATTTCTAGACCTGTATaggtgttagggttctgttcaaaaccacttccttaattacagccatggagccagacacgtgatataaacgtttaaactgtttattgcagtaaagtaaagtccaggtaaggcaaaaataaacagtaacagttcaggctgaatggaacaatggatttccagatcttggcaaacaagcagttaataataaagaaatgcagcagatgacttaactgaaaccagtttgtagtagcagccagaaacatgcaggtaatccaggaacagagagacacatgaacaggctaggaacatcacatgaacaggcaagaaaacttcaatgaccagcaaaggatacaggaatcagcaggcacatataggccacagacaggtgtggagtgattaactagcagtgcaagttaacccttgaccggaaaggctgaacagcagtaccccaggagaatcacaggcactgcagggtaatatgcacacagggaaactagtcaaataataacacagggcaaaatgcacacaacgatacaatgcagatcataacagcagggtaatatgcacacagggaaactaggcaaataataacacagggcaaaatgcacacaaagaaacagggcagatcataacaatagGCAGCTTAATTTTACTTTTAGCTCTTTCCTCCCCACACCAAAGAAATGAGAGATTGATCAATCCCATGAAAAATAAAGGCCGAGATAAAAAAAGGCACTTTTTGGATTATATAGAAGACCTTGGGTTGTATCTTCATCTTAATTAATTTTATTCTCCTGGACACCGAGAAAGGTAGCTTTTGCCATGTATTGATTATAgacttaaataaatatacaacctCCAATTGATTTTCTTATCTGTTCATAGTCAAATGTATTGTGAGTGATCCATATGCCCAGATATTTAAACTGGAGGGGTGTCCATTTCAGTGGAAGTCCCACCCCAACGTAAAATACTAGACTTGTCTTAATTCATTTAGTAAGCCCTGAAGAGCATCCAAATTCGTTCACCACCTGTAGCACGTTTTCTATGGAGCCATTTGCATCTGAAAAAAACAGTaccatatcatctgcatagatgGCCACTTTATCCTTTCTTTGCGGTGTTGCAAGATCTTTTAAATTCAAATTGTTCCTAATCATACATGCAAGGGGCTCTATAGCCAGCGCAAACTAAGTGGGGAATAGTGAACTAACCTACCTAGTGCCTTTGCCTAATGTGAGTTAGTGTGATATATATCCATTCGTTACCTACACTCCCTGCAGGGTTAGTGTTGGTGTCAACAGATGTGAAAAGTCCAGGCTAAAATATTAGCCCTCAGGCTTAATAAAGTAATAGCTGAAGTAGTCCATCCGTACCAAAAAGGGTTTATACCCGAAAAGTCGACTTCCTTAAATCTCAGGCAGCTGTTCATCCTTTTACATGATAGACACAAATAACGCAGAAGTAGTTGTGGTCTCTAGACACCTCTACATCGTTTGACTCAGTTGAGTAGAATTACTTGTGGGAAGAGATGGGCC contains:
- the LOC142134196 gene encoding outer kinetochore KNL1 complex subunit KNL1-like; translated protein: MPQLLFEVSLVVSRCRLLGEEVQYLTKWGAKYNLVLTQVQNKQVRLLFSSLAAFVKFELTVHFSESYPTVPLAFTVLNRIGNIDHSRLTAVMSKVPVGLWLLKRAVKSIYENFLV